From the Verrucomicrobiia bacterium genome, one window contains:
- a CDS encoding redoxin domain-containing protein, whose product MNRLVLCILLAFALVSPLSAAKIGDKAAPLVIQDWVKGSAVNVLDGKNIYVVEFWATWCGPCRTSIPHLTDLQKKFKGKNVVFIGISDEEKSDVAPFVKEMGTKMDYIVACDKNRQTSEGYMKAFGQQGIPTAFIVGKDGKVLWVGHPMDSLEETLTEVVSGKFDLQTAIKRDETRVLTAEFQQLVAKGDAKAKALGEKLIVAYADNPKALIALAFESVADPKVPNRDFTFAESALDAAEKAPGSELHLIKAVRAVVRFESGKTEEGLKLIDEAIEGTQHAADKAQYNSFKRVMKARVEEVQKK is encoded by the coding sequence ATGAATCGTCTTGTTTTGTGCATTTTGCTCGCATTCGCCCTCGTTTCTCCGCTCTCGGCGGCAAAAATCGGGGACAAGGCTGCTCCTCTAGTCATTCAAGACTGGGTGAAAGGCTCCGCTGTGAATGTCCTCGACGGCAAAAACATCTACGTCGTCGAGTTCTGGGCCACCTGGTGTGGGCCTTGCCGCACGAGCATTCCCCACCTCACCGACCTGCAAAAGAAGTTTAAAGGCAAGAACGTCGTCTTCATCGGCATCAGTGATGAGGAGAAATCCGATGTCGCCCCCTTCGTCAAAGAGATGGGCACCAAGATGGATTACATCGTGGCCTGCGATAAAAATCGTCAAACCAGCGAAGGTTATATGAAAGCCTTCGGCCAGCAGGGCATCCCCACCGCCTTCATCGTCGGCAAGGACGGTAAAGTCCTCTGGGTCGGCCATCCTATGGATTCCCTCGAGGAAACGCTGACTGAAGTCGTCTCCGGCAAATTCGATCTGCAGACCGCCATCAAACGTGACGAAACCCGCGTTCTGACCGCTGAGTTCCAGCAACTCGTTGCCAAAGGTGATGCGAAGGCCAAGGCTCTTGGTGAAAAATTGATCGTCGCCTATGCCGATAACCCCAAAGCACTCATCGCTCTCGCCTTTGAATCCGTTGCCGATCCCAAAGTGCCGAACCGCGACTTCACCTTCGCCGAATCCGCACTGGACGCCGCCGAGAAAGCACCCGGCAGCGAACTTCACCTCATCAAAGCCGTCCGTGCCGTAGTGCGCTTCGAATCTGGCAAGACCGAGGAAGGTTTGAAACTGATCGATGAAGCCATCGAAGGCACCCAACACGCGGCCGACAAAGCGCAATACAACAGCTTCAAACGCGTCATGAAAGCCCGCGTGGAAGAGGTTCAGAAAAAGTAG
- the pyrE gene encoding orotate phosphoribosyltransferase has protein sequence MTNEEALKLFRQTGALLEGHFVLRSGLHSRQFFQCAQACQDMPIVEKFGKAIADQVRGYGAVTVVSPAMGGLVIGQEVARQLGIRFIFVEKEEGKLVLRRGFKIAPGEKVLVIEDVVTKGGRVQETIDIVKEHQANLLGVGVMVDRSNGTVNFGVPFHCLIRLNVETFDPNNLPADLKNSTAVKPGSK, from the coding sequence ATGACGAACGAAGAAGCGTTGAAGTTGTTCCGGCAGACGGGTGCGTTGCTGGAGGGACATTTTGTTTTGCGGAGCGGATTACACAGCCGCCAGTTTTTCCAATGCGCGCAGGCGTGCCAGGATATGCCGATCGTGGAGAAGTTCGGCAAGGCCATCGCGGACCAAGTGCGTGGGTATGGCGCGGTGACGGTGGTTTCGCCCGCGATGGGCGGATTGGTCATCGGCCAGGAAGTGGCGCGGCAACTGGGCATCCGGTTCATCTTTGTGGAGAAGGAAGAGGGCAAGCTGGTGTTGCGCCGCGGCTTCAAGATCGCGCCGGGCGAGAAGGTGCTGGTGATCGAGGACGTGGTGACAAAGGGCGGTCGCGTGCAGGAGACGATCGATATCGTGAAGGAGCATCAGGCGAACCTGCTGGGCGTGGGCGTGATGGTGGATCGCTCGAACGGCACGGTGAATTTCGGGGTGCCGTTCCATTGCCTCATCCGCCTAAACGTGGAGACGTTCGACCCGAACAATCTGCCGGCGGACTTGAAGAACTCGACGGCGGTGAAGCCGGGGAGCAAGTAA
- a CDS encoding UbiD family decarboxylase, which yields MAYESFRDWVNALDRAGDLIRIKEPVATELEITEIADREMKKPGGGKALLFEKPTVNGVVSPFPVAINTLGSHKRMAMSMNANSVDDVANELGALMKAKPPTSMREAMKLLSLAIDLRHAKPKTVSTGPCKDVIHKFESPATHTSEWPKAPDVTKPETSNPKPETLLNLPILKCWPLDGGRFLTLPCVVTRDPDTGERNLGMYRIQIYDDKTTGMHWQLQKVAARHGRRYYETGTRMPVSIFLGGDPMFPFAATAPLPDGLDEFLLAGYLRKKSVELVKCETNDLEVPANADFVIEGYIDPQEPLRMEGPFGDHTGYYTLPEPYPVFHITAITHRKDAVYPATIVGIPPMEDFYMGGASVKLFLPIFKMNFPEIVDIALPAEGVFHNLVVVSIKKTYPLQAFKIMHGLWGMGQMMFTKYIIVVDADVNVHNTSEVLFHLCANTDPQRDSIFTKGPSDVLDHATSEIAMGTKQGIDATKKIPGEGFKRPWPPLLKMSNDVKSKIDSRFNK from the coding sequence ATGGCTTACGAATCGTTTCGCGACTGGGTAAACGCACTGGACCGCGCGGGTGATCTCATCCGCATCAAAGAACCCGTCGCCACTGAACTCGAGATCACCGAGATCGCCGACCGCGAGATGAAGAAACCCGGCGGCGGCAAAGCGCTTTTGTTTGAAAAGCCCACCGTGAACGGCGTCGTCAGCCCCTTCCCGGTCGCTATCAACACGCTCGGCTCGCACAAACGCATGGCCATGAGCATGAACGCCAACAGCGTCGATGATGTCGCCAACGAACTCGGCGCGCTCATGAAAGCCAAGCCTCCCACCAGCATGCGCGAGGCCATGAAACTCCTCTCCCTCGCCATCGACCTCCGCCACGCCAAGCCCAAGACCGTCAGCACCGGCCCCTGCAAAGATGTCATCCACAAATTCGAATCGCCGGCTACGCACACAAGCGAATGGCCAAAGGCTCCCGACGTCACCAAACCCGAAACCAGCAACCCGAAACCCGAAACCCTCCTCAACCTCCCCATCCTGAAATGCTGGCCCTTGGATGGCGGACGTTTCCTGACCCTGCCCTGCGTCGTCACTCGCGATCCCGATACCGGCGAGCGCAATCTCGGCATGTATCGCATCCAGATCTACGACGACAAAACCACCGGCATGCACTGGCAGCTTCAGAAAGTCGCCGCCCGCCATGGCCGACGTTACTACGAGACCGGCACCCGAATGCCCGTCAGCATCTTCCTCGGTGGCGATCCCATGTTCCCCTTTGCCGCCACCGCACCCTTGCCCGATGGCCTCGATGAATTTCTCCTCGCCGGTTACCTCCGCAAAAAATCCGTCGAGCTGGTGAAGTGCGAGACCAACGACCTCGAAGTTCCCGCAAACGCCGACTTCGTTATCGAAGGCTACATCGATCCCCAAGAACCCCTCCGCATGGAAGGCCCCTTCGGCGATCACACCGGCTACTACACGCTGCCCGAGCCCTACCCCGTCTTCCACATCACCGCCATCACGCACCGGAAAGACGCCGTCTATCCCGCCACCATCGTCGGCATCCCGCCCATGGAAGACTTCTACATGGGCGGCGCGTCCGTGAAATTGTTCCTCCCTATCTTCAAGATGAACTTCCCCGAGATCGTGGACATCGCGCTCCCGGCCGAAGGCGTCTTCCACAACCTCGTCGTCGTCAGCATCAAGAAGACCTACCCGCTCCAAGCCTTCAAGATCATGCACGGCCTCTGGGGCATGGGACAGATGATGTTCACCAAATACATCATCGTTGTGGACGCCGATGTGAACGTCCACAACACCAGCGAGGTCCTCTTCCACCTCTGCGCGAACACCGATCCCCAGCGCGACAGCATCTTTACTAAAGGCCCCTCCGACGTCCTCGACCACGCCACCAGCGAGATCGCCATGGGTACCAAACAAGGCATCGATGCGACAAAGAAAATCCCCGGCGAAGGCTTCAAACGCCCCTGGCCCCCTTTGTTGAAAATGAGCAACGACGTAAAATCCAAAATCGATTCGCGCTTCAATAAATAG